TTACAAAAACTGCCGAAGGGAATAGAACGTGGGATACAGGTGATAAGGTAGAGAAAGAGACTGGCACATAGCACGATAGCCTAGAACAATAGACAACGGGCACTTAGTTAATgttgaaatcgatttatttatccttgttttcatttttctgtcTTGTCTGTCTCGTATTTCTGTCGtctatatttatttttgtgctATGAAAGTTTGCATAACCCTCGAGAGGTGCACTAGTTTAAATAATGTACGCAACATCCTTAGGCGCCACATCAACTTGAATTGTCCGATCCCAATTGCGTTACTATCGTGGTACATTCATCATTTGTGTGCTAGTACGATTTGCGTTTAGCCCTCAGAACCATAGCGCAATGCGCCTGTTGCAGTTTAGATGCACATTTCGGATCACATTTGGAAACATCCTTCCaacatgtgtgtgttttccatTGTAACAAAATGTTTCAAGCCCAGCGCGCAACGCATATTTATATGTTTGGTACAACACTGCCAGTCTTGTCCAGGGTGTCACACAATTCAAGTGGAATGGACAATCCTAGCTCGAGCTAGCTAGGCTGAACCTGCAGTTATCGACTAAGAGCGAATATGCAGACTTTCAAGTGAGGTGAGATCTCATaatatcaaacaaaacacaataataGACACAttcgtttgattgtttctcagaaaacgatattttttgttttgaaaaagaaaaaaaagttacgTACTCTACTTAAGTAAACGATAAGTGCATAAACCGAATCGCATAAGGTAGACCTCTGGTTTGCATGCTCGAAACGGCGGTGTTGCGGAAACAGAATGTCTTTGAACATGCTTTGAAGCGCGGCAGCACTTGTGAACTACTGTTAGTTTATCGTTTAGCTTTAAAAAAGTATGAATACTATAGTGCGAATGAGGAAAACCCACCGGGATTGCACCTATAAGACATCAAATCTCATTTAATGTCACGATACAGCTATTATCAGCTGCGAACTTTTGTTTCAGAAACATTCGAAGCTCCGTTTCTAAGATAATCAGTTGACATGATTCAAATTCGTGAttcaaatgataaaaaacCAATTCAGAACGTCTGCCAATCTGACAAATAGCAATTAATAGGTGTGACGATTAAGTTACAGGATTAAGAAAATTTTGAGGATGCTTTCAGAATTAGCACACAAGATCGGTTGAGCACTCGTAACTATAGATGAGTCAAAGTCTTTCACACGGATTTGCTGCATACAGGAAATCATCATCACGCATCAGTCGCGTTATCATCATTTCAGAAAACCATCTGGTTGTGTGCCAGGGCAATTTTCTGGGAGACTTGGTATTTTGACATTACGTGGACGGACGGTGTGATACTCAATCAGTTCGCAATTAGTTTTTATAAACCTTGGACAGCTTTTGAACGATTTGTTATGATGTTGTCacatgtttatttattgtgctGACCTAATCTCTGGCCGGTATCTCCTGAACTTATTATGCATGCTGACCAAGCGACGAGTGGCAATTTTTTTATACAATCGTTGAACCGTTTGTGTGATATACGCATACCTCCGACAGCAAGGATTTTTGCCTTTTGATCAATGATATGATCCGGGAAAACTTGTTTCAGTGTGCAATACACGTTCGTTCTAAAACTTTTTGCTTTCGTCCTTGATGAAACGCGTAGTCACTAGCTTGTTCTTCgtatttatcgttttttgatgattttgacGAAGGTTCGTGACTGATTGTTAGGAGTTGGCAAACAGACATTTTAGAGCTCATAGTCGCATTGAGTGGAATGATTATGCTTACGCGAACCGATTACCTCAGGCGGGTTCTCTAGTTTATCAGTTGCatagtttgtgttttttggtgcATTAATTTATGAACAGCTTGATTTAAATTGATCAGAGAGTAGACTTTACTTACACAACAATAAGTTCAATTTGTAGAATGTTATCATAAGCTTATGCATTCTAGTATTATTACAACATAATACGAGAGGTGTGCCCGATTGGAAAGTGTTTACAAAATAGAAGATAAAAACCGATCTAATGCTTTATTATTAGTACcactatttgttttaaaaattcgtAGACAAATTTAGATAATTGCCTCAccaaattattcattatttttcctcaACTTCAAGTCACGCACACTCCAGTGCTATTCTTTTATACGTAGGTAATCATCATTTAGTTTACCGTCTCTCATCGTACAAAACCACCATAAACCCTCGAAACACTAGTGACCAACTCTGCAGCGTTTAGTGAACACGCACGCAATACTTTCGGTATCGAAATTAAACATCTAACGCAGTCATATGCATCCATACAAAGGAGTTTTACTGTTTAGTTTTGCTAAGTTTTCAGTATATTTTAATTGGTAGTGCTTAAGGAAATATGCATTGCTAGCAGCAACTAAGTACACGACATTGATGGGGAAAATACAGTGTAACTCATGCCTCAGAACAGTTGCGCATATGGGCTGACAGCAGCATGACGAGTTGCTACATGACCCTTCGTCATTCATTTCTGTTGGAGTTTAAGTTTTATTGTACATCGCCTCTATTGTAGAACCACACTAATGTTAATATGTAAACAAAGTTGTTCCACTCGTGACACGATCACGATTCACGATCGCCGGCAGTGCACACGTTTAATGCAATCGATGAGATAAACTGCCTAAAACCGACTGCATCGGCGAAGATGCAAAAATCAGCTGCTTCAAATAATACACGGCACCTGTTGCACAGGAGTGCTGTGAATGCTAAAACATTGTCTAGAAAATGTAATCATACGAAGCAAAGCAAGCTCTGATTAGAAATACAGATATCAATGATTGCAACAGCAATTTTCAAAAGGCCTTTTCTAAAGGAACGTCTTTTTTGTGGTactcgaaagaaagaagagtGCTAAGTATTTTTGGATAACGAAACAAACCAGAaccaacgaaagaaaatcaaagagagagaaaattcTTGTTCTTTGTAAAAAGGCCTGCGTGCTCACAGAGCCCACCAAGTTATGCAAATAGTTGTGGAGTGGAGACGAAgtgcaaacattttatttctccAGAACAAACCGTGTGTTGATTTACGTAAGTTGATGTACAGCGATACGGTTGAATGTATGATGTCACTTTTGTCCAACGCTTTGTTCAGTTTTTCTCAAACTTAAATTATAGTGTTGTTTCTATTGTTCTATCTTTTTGATAGCGAGGTTAATTCTCACTGGCGATCGAGATGTTGGGCACTCCGACAACAAACGCCATTGAGTTGTTCTCAAATTGGTCATCGCCATTCAATTTGTGTACATACGTTATCGTTTGCGTTGTTAaaatagtttctttttattaccACTTTTTCGGAAGTCCTAATGATAATGTTCTTTCACGTATGCGTCACATGCAAATCCTGGTGTTCTCATGATAGGCGCACCGGGCTCTTGTCCCCGCACTCTCCTTCATGTTTTGCGATATAGTCTATTgtttgtgaagaaaaaaatgttaacgAAACGATAAGTTCTCCTTATTGTTTTTTACACGATTTGCACTTACTCTTCTGTGATTCACAGTTGTACTTTTCCATCACGCACGTATTGCCGAACGTTACCGTGCTCCCTTTGCCTTCTTTTGGGACGCCGCATACCGGGGTGTAGTCAGCGGTACAAGCCTTTGTGCACTGAGACTTTTCCGCCGGAATGGCGCACACTACCGCCAGGATCGCTGTGAAAACGCCCAAAAAAGATACCCATATTTGATTCAAGACTCCGGATTTTAATACATCTGCTACCCCTATTTACCCAACAGAATTATTGCCACACGCATTGTCTCAGATTGTGGTTGGTTGCGGGTCTGGTAAAACCGAACTTTATTAGTTGCTGCTTCGTTTGATACTGCCGGAGCGTATTCTCTAACGAAACCTAGAACACTGGTTCTGGTTTTATTCAATAAACGCAAGTTGATGACCCTGATGGAGGTTGATTGTGTTATGCATGGCTTCGCCTCGGTGCGGTGGTTCCTCCCGGAATACGATCTGCATATATTACGATCCCCATGCGCTTCACGGTGGATGATCCGTTTGAGTGTGTGTTATGTGTGGCATGCTTTTTTCGCAATGCCCGTAGCTTTGAAATCAACAGATTCACGGTGCTGGAGCGCCGCAGCGAATGAAAAAATGACACGGTATTTAATTATGTACTTAGggtatttgaaaaaaatccccacctgctcatcatcaccggcagcgTGCGTTCTCATTGAGAGAAACCAATGACACAGTCATCCAAAAACGATTGTTGAACAAATCCTAGGCAAATTCGGATTTGGTTGAGTAACTCCTAGGTCATAATCCTGTAAAAGAAACCCAATGCTTTTGCCAATTAACGGGCCTTGATCAGTGTTTGCTCTTCAACTTTTGTTGACAAACTGTTGACTGTTGCAGGTACGACATTAGCAACGAGTTTTGCAATCACAATCCATGAAAATAATTGCACACTTCACTTATCtggaaaaaaaatttcaagTCTGCATAGAATAGCCCATTTAGGTGTAGGGTTCTACAGTGAAAAAAGGTACCCTTCGGCAATCATGCTGTACTTTGGACACGATGATTCATCAGTGCCCTTCAGTCACACCCGGTAAGGATTAGGCAACATTGTGTTTGATGTGACCGTGTGCGATACGATTTCTGCGAATTGTTATCAAAATGTAATGCTGTTGGTTTTTAAAACTTGACCGGGGCTCTTCACTCTGTGTCATCAGCGATAAGCAACTAGATAAACGGGCAACAAGTAAACGATTCgcttttaaataaatattcatctatatgatttttattatctttGACATTTGCTTGTCTTTCACTGTCTGATCTCTAATTCATTGGTGACTTCCTGCCTGGGTGCATTGGCCCATTTCTAAGCAATACATCCGTTTGGTTTTCAATTCATGCCTTGTAGCATTGATTTTCCGTTCGTATAATGCCCCAAAGCACAACTGAAAACGGAGTCGGAAAACGGTGAAAGCGATCCTACACACACAGTTAAACAATACTAGGAGAAATTGAGTACGCGGCACGGGATGCAACAACACGCTGAGCAGAAGCACGAATAGAACTAAACAAGGTTTGTACTACCACACTTCTCCAAAACAAAGTTTATGCACGAGACAAGAATGAAATCCACAACCTATCGGAGGCATCCACACACTTGAGCCCCTCGAACTGTAGCACTGTTGTTCTTTCGTGAATTCTGCTCTCACGATTCCACCTACAGTAACATGTTAAACATTTTCTCCATCgccatcattatcatttcatCCTCAAGTTCATGGGTCAATTTCCTAGCCACGGCATGGTACCCGAGCGTGGCCCGCAAATTAAACATGTAAGTTAGCGGTTGAATTGTTACGATCAGTTTCTATTCAGGCCTTTTTTCACTGTGCCGTCTAGTGTGTTCTTCCGCATTCTTGGTGAATTTTTTTCGATCTTTTAAAAATTCTTCTGCCAAGTCTGCCCGCAACGGGTGCTCTGGTTCGGGCTCATTGACAAGCTCTATAAGTGATTGGATTACTGTAACAggcgggaaagaaaacaacatttaGCGTAATGGAGTACTACAATGAGGCCACGACTACTTACCCTGATCGGTCTTCGTTGCCGGCTTCCAATTCTCGGTGCTGATGATTGGCAGGCATACCTGTCCCTTTTCGTCAATGTTCGGgtgataaattttggttttgaaGGAAATCTTTGGAGGCTTGAAAGGATATTCGGCCGGGAAAGTTATCTCTATTCTGAAGGCCCCTTTGTTATAAGGGACGTTGTCCTTGAAAAGgattgaaaaagaaagattAGCACACGGTATTCGTTGGGCCTTCCTATTTGCAGTTTGCAGGCGGAAGACAACAAAAGTGCAATATAAATAGATGTAGTGCCTAGTGTGTCAAGGAAGCGTCTCACGCATGAAGAGCGTTAACAATGACCACAGAATGAAGAACACAAAGCACCGATTGAGAGAAAACGAGCTCCTTGCTTCCTCACCAATAGACCTATAGACCATGACACGCTTACGATGTGAAAAATCGGCTTCCGGAATCGAATATACATACCGGTACTATTAAACCTGACCACAGCAGCAAATTGGATTCATCGACTACTATGTCACGGAATGATTTCATCCCCGACGCACGAATATCCGCGAGCTCCTGTagagaaaagtttttaaatcgattacgtatgtttaaaaaatgaaatctggcacacgaaaaacaaagtaTTTTCGGATGGTATCGTAGAAACTTTTAAGGGTTTCCTACAGTTCCGCTAATTGCTAATTGCTCAGTGCTCCCGGTCACTGGCTGGGAAAGGTACGCCTGTTCCGGGGTATTACTGTAAGCAATGTTTGCTAGGCATTATTTTGAATACACCCACTGAACTTATTCAATCGCTTTACGGTAACCGGCTAAATAGGATATTCTCTTCGTGAACCAGCAGAAAGCAGTGTAAACGATTGTTTTCATCACAGCCAATCTGGAAAAATTACCTTTTGCAATCGCCGTGTGGCTGCCATTTTGCACAAGTTTCCTAAAATAAAGATTTTGACAGTCTGACAGATGTTTTTACTCaatttttttcgcaaaccaaaccgaagaaCGGTCGGATTGTGAAGCTTCTTTTTATTAACACCAGAGTGCTCTGGTGTCTGGGAGGTACGTTCAAATTTGGTGTATTTTTATCATTACCTAGATTAGAACAGTACCAGAAGCAAAGGTAAGTAATAAATTCTAAAGTAATAATGATCCTTCTAGATAGCGAAGTTTGTTGATCACCCAATCTatgaaactaattaaaactAGGTTTTTTCACAGGGTCAATGTTATGACATTTAGCGTACCACGAAATGtcaaaattggaacaaaactTTGCCTGGCCGggacacaaacacaagaaacacGTTTCGGCAGACTTCGGTGCACAGCTTTTCGTAGTAAAAGATGAACAAAGGTAGATACATTAATTTTGCTCGTAAAAAGAAGTTTAAAGGCCGCAGTGGACATTACATAAACGGCGGCGATGAAGTACCGGACGAAGCCGATGCGAGCGATGGCTGGCAACGGaaggcgaaaccgaaacaacgtGTGAATACATTCAAGTTCTCTGTGAAGCAAGAGGACGCCGAAATTGAACGGCTGCAACAGCTGTACGAAGACGTTTCGTTTCAAGCTGCATCGGTGACAACATTCACGGAATTTCCGTTGTCCAAGAAAACCCTCACTGGGCTGCAGGAAGCGGGATACGTGAAGCCGACGATTATACAACGCGATTCCATTCTTTCCGGATTGCGCGGAGAAGACGTACTGGCGGCAGCAAAAACGGGCAGCGGCAAGACGCTCGCCTTTCTCGTCCCGATTCTGGAACGACTATACGTGCATAGGTGGACGCGGATGGACGGTTTGGGCGCGCTTATCATAACACCAACGCGCGAATTGGCTCTTCAGATATTCGAAACTATGGCTCAGGTTGGAAAGCATCATGATTTCACGACAGGCCTCATAATTGGTGGGCAGAACCTAAAATTTGAACGCAGCCGGCTGCATAACCTTAACATCATGATCGGAACACCAGGTCGCTTGCTGCAACATATGGACGAAAATCCGCTTTTCGACGCCACCAACCTCAAGGTGGTCGTCTTGGACGAAGCGGACCGCTGCCTGGACATGGGATTCGCCACTACAATGAACGCCATCATCGAGAACTTGCCACCCGTCCGGCAAACGCTACTGTTTTCCGCAACCCAGACAAAATCGGTTTGTGATTTGGTACGCGTGAAACTCACCAATCCTCGCTACATTGCACCTCATGAGCACGAACAAACCGCGACACCGGTGAAACTGCAACAGAGCtacgtggtggtggccctttCCGATAAGCTCACCATGCTCTGGTCTTTCTTGCGAACGCATCCGAAGCAAAAGATTATCGTATTTTTCGCCACCTGTAAACAGGTGAAGTATTTCTATCAAATTTTCAAGAAACTACGACCCGCGAACCTGCTGTTGCCACTGTACGGGGGAATGAAccaggaaaaacggaaccagaTTTACGCAGagttttgtgggaaaaagagCAACGTGTGTCTACTGGCAACGGACGTAGCCTCGCGCGGTCTCGATTTCCCGAAAGTCAACTGGGTGGTGCAAATGGATTGCCCCGAAGATGTGGCTCAATACATACACCGTGCTGGACGCACCGCTCGTCTGAACACCAGCGGTGAAAACCTACTCGTGCTGTTGCCGCACGAAGAACAGGCCATGTTGCAGTCGCTGGAAGGAAACAAAATCCCCATCAAGCAGATAAAAATCGATGAACGGCAACTGTTCTCGCCGTTGGTGAAAATTCAATCGTTGCTTGCACAATCACCTGAACTGAAGGAATGTGCCAAGCGGGCCTTTGTGGCTTACATCAAGTCCGTGGCGTTGATGAAGAATAGGAAGGTGTTTCagttggaaaaattaaacttgGATGGTTACGCTCAATCGCTGGGACTGAACGTTACGCCCCGTGTACGTTTCCTGACACGTGCCGCGCCAGGTCGTAAACCGactgccgctggtgctgcgcAATCTACACAAACCAATAAAAGCATGAAGGTGGTGCTAGAAGACGACGATAGTGCCAACGATCAAAGCGAAGAGGAAGAGTTACTGAGGGTGAAGCGGGTAGACCATGGTCATGAATCACTTCtatccgacgacgatgacgatcgcGACTTAAACCGATCTGAAACTTCCATTCGTCTGCCGAACAGCAAAAAACGTGTTTCGAAAGCAAAGATGGTCAAAAAATCGCTAGTAATTAGCAAACGTACCGTCTTCGATGAGCAAGGCGTTGCCATTGATGGAGATGGCACGGAAGCTCCGTTGCCGCAGCGTTACGATATAAATGAAGCACGTTTGAAACTTCAACAGCAAGATGCCGCAGATAAGGAACGCTACAAACAGCTGAAGAAGGCCAAAAAGGTGGCACAGAAGGAAAAGGAACGCAAGAAAAAGCTGGATGTTGTCATGGATGAGGAAGGCGATGATTTTGGCAACGAGAGCGACACTAGTGTCAATCTCGATTggcttccggatccggacaAAATTtacggcaaacaaaaacagtcgGATGAGAGTGCGAGTGACGATGAAACAGCACTGTCTGAGGCATCTGAGCAGCACAGTTCCGTTCCGCCggctaaaaagaaacgaatgaTCTTGAACCGAACACAAGATTTGTCCCTAAACGAAGCGGAAAAGTTGGCTATGAATTTGTTAAAATGATGCGTTTGtcgaaaattaataaacacaaCATTCTAGACTTGTGTCCTTAAGAGTAGAGAGTGTTTTCTTCCCTTAACTACTGCAACGGTGGATGTAGGTTGAATTGGGCTGCGGAAAAAATACACCAAAGAAAATATGCTTAAAATctggcaacagcagccactgaaagaaattttccaatttattatCTTCAAAAAGCGTTTTCGATTCCGTTATTTAACAGCCGATGCTTCGTTGTTCGCTCGAAATGGTGAATGACAACAGCTGACTGACAGTTGCGCGTTTTGGCGCCAAAACAGCGAAAATATAAATTCACATCATCAGGCATAGCAAACATGTCCGAGGAaagatcgaaacgaaaactatCTCCAGGCATCGATAATCAAAGTGAAACCATACGATCGGCTACCAAGTTCTTCAAAACGGAGCAACCAGTGAGCGCTTGTAGAAAATCGGAAACTGAAGATGCTTCAAAAACCTTTAACGAAAACGAGTTTTGCGTCGATGCCGGTGATTTCGATTTGGAAGACGATTGGGCTGACTACGGGTACAACATGACCAAGGAAGTAAGAATTTGTTTTGGCCATTACCTTTGCCGATAGCAATCGAAACGAGcgtattgattttattttagcAATACACATTGGATTTAACCACTTGGAAACGGTGCAAGGTGCTAAGCGTGGAAAAATGTGCAGATCAACGTTTACTCGTGACTCTAGAAGAGAAGAAGAGTAAGGAAAAGGCTAAATGCTGCCTATGTTCACCTTGGTAAGAGCACAGTGTTAAAAACACTTCAACTGGACAGACCAATAACGTGTGGCTGTCCCCCAGGAACACCCTTGATCATGTTGTCCCAGGCTTGATCGTTTCGGTGATCGCTTCGAGTGTAAAGAAAGATGACTGCTTCGTAGTCGATGCCAACGAGGGCATGTTTGTTACAAATCCCGATCTTCTGGTCTCCGGAACGACGGTAGTTGGTTCGCTGTTTTGTCAGCGCCGCGGGGTTCTTCAGGAAAACTTTCGCTTGTTTGATGCGGAAAATCGAGAGGTAAGAACACCTAAACCAGCGGCTTGGTCATTCTACCatgatataattttatttggtttttatcTTTAGATGCATGTTGGAACCCTGGTTCATTCAGTCTTTGAACAATGCCTCTTGGATACTAGCTGCCGTTCACTATCGGATGTTCGACGCATTGCAGAATGTTGGATTAAGTCTCCAAAAATGGTTTCTACGTTGTACGCATACGATATCAGCACTGCCGATGTGTTGAAGGCAATGGATCCATATTTTGCAGAGATCGACAAATTTCTGGAGCAACACAATGTGCATCCAGGACCAAGCAAAACGTTTACTTCTGGCGCCGGCACCGAAGATGCTAGTTTTGTCATAGAACAGGTTAAGGACATTGAAGAAAATATCTGGTGCCATCAGCTGGGGATCAAGGGAAAAATTGATGCCACGGTGAGCGTTGCATACCGCAACACGAAGGGATTACCGGACGGCTCTACCCATGAGCTGATGCCGCTTGAGTTAAAAACAGGCCGGGCAAGTTACTCGTTCGAGCACATCGGGCAGCTGGTGCTGTacgaaatgatgatgaatctGGTTGGGCATCGCGTGAACGGGGGATTGTTGCTGTACCTTCGCGAAGGCAAATGTAGCAAAAAGTCTGGCAATCGTAACATAAGGCGCGATTTGATAATGCTGCGCAATGAGGTTGCCCACTACATGAACGGCTGGATGGTTGTGaacgagcgaaacggaaacggggCGGAAAAGCAAACTGAACCACTGGTGCCTTACCTTCCGGAACCGATCAATCATGCACGTGCTTGTGCAAAGTGTCCTTACAGCACCGTTTGCACCGTGATGGCTCAACGCGAACCGGGATCGAGCACGCGGTCGTCTGATCATGGTTTTTCGATCATTGTCCCCGATGCTTCCGGTCACTTAAGCAACCAACACATTGACTACTTCATCCATTGGACAGGCATCATCTACCTGGAACAGAGAGATATGGCCGCCGGTGCGTTCGACACATTACTGAATCTTTGCATAAGTgggaatttataaattgccCTTATCTTTACAGACGGGAGCACTCGGGCCCTATGGACGAAAGAACCCCGGAAACGCGCCGAAAAAGGTTGGTGCATCACAGATCTGCAGCTGGTCAGTCCGGTGCGTGCCGTGGACGATAACTATTTTCATACGTTCACAATGAAATCTGACCCGATCATGATGGCTACCGGCGAAGACGAAATAGAAGGACGACCAGCTTTAGAAGGGTTTCGAACGGGTGATTATGTTATATGCAGTACGAATTATCGGATCGCTGTGTCGGCCGGGCACATCGTTAGCTGGGTTGGCCGTGAGCTGGTTCTATCATTTGAGCGCGATCTCAGTGTGAATTACACAGGCGAAACGTTCCATTTGGATCGCACTGAGGGATACAAATCGGGAAAATTTAACCTTTCCAATCTAGCCCTGCTACTAGCCAATACGGATGACGCCGATCGCTGTCGACGGTAAGTGACCGTTGCTCTTACTTCCATACTGCAACTTGCTTTTCGGCTTCATAACACCGCATGGTGGATTATCGTAAATCCCGACCCAAACAGGATCATTATCGGACGAGAAACCCCTGAGTTCGCAGAGGCCATTTTACCCAAACCAATGATACCCCGGGCGAAAGCATTGCTAAGTAATTTAAATCGTCACCAGAAAATGGCGGTTCTAAAGGTGGCCGCAACAAAAAGCTACTGCTTGCTAAAAGGGTTGCCAGGAACGGGCAAAACACAGACGATCGTGGGTATTATTCGGCTTCTTTTTGCTCTCGGCCACTCGATACTGCTAACGAGCAACACGCACTCTGCAGTCGATAACGTGCTGAAGCGGTTGGCTAGGGACAACGACTGTGACGAAAATGGCATGCACGAGACACTCAAGTTTATCCGTATTGGCCCACTGGAACGTATTGACCCTGTTGTACGGCCATCGTCGGCTACCGTACTGAGCGAACAGTGTGACACACCGGAAAAACTGAAGCACTTATACGACCAATTCGTAAGTCAATTGTTTCTGTGCTTCGGGATTTAGAATTAAACATCCGTCTGGTCCGATCCTCACAGAAAATAATCGCCGTTACCTGCCAAGGAGCATCGCATCCGTTGGTGGTTCAACGAAAGTTTGACTTTTGTATCGTGGATGAAGCAACGCAGGTTTTTCAGAGTAGCATCATCAGACCACTGTTGCAGTGCAAACGATTTCTGCTTGTTGGTGATCCGGAGCAGCTTCCGCCTGTCGTTAGATCCAGGGAAGCTCGGTAAGTTCACGATGCAAACCAacattggtttggttttggttttggttggtttttgtaTCATCAAACTTGCTCTTTCTTGTGTGTCAAGTGTTGTCTTGTATTTGCACTTCTTTTAATCCAATTACATTATTCTTCCAACTCCAGTGCGTTGGGCGGTGATGAAAGTCTGTTCCACCGATTGGACCAAGAAGGTGCATACTGCACACTGCCAAGCCAATATCGCATGAACCGTGTCCTCACCAAGCTGGCCAATGATTTTACCTACGATGGAAAACTAATATGCGGCAACGACACGGTTGCGAATGCAATGCTTAAGCTGCCTGATCTACAAACATTGCGCCAGATGTATACAGTAGAAAAGTGGCTTTTAAGAACGATATCGAACCAGATAGACTTGTCGGCGATTATGCTTGACACCGGCAGCACACTTCAGCATAACGAAAATTATCAGTTTTCCGAATCGGTAATACGACCATCGAACACTATGGTACGGTCGAGAAAAACTGCCGCCTGTAACAACATGTCTGAGGTCGCGCTAACGGTTTATATCTGTACTGCATTGTTGCGTGCTGGAGTAAATAGTCAATCGATCGGAATAATGGCACCCTTCCGGGCTCAAGTGGAGTTGATTCGCCGCCATGTGCGATGTTTGATGGAGAATCCGAAGTGTTGGCGCCCACGATCCGGCGATCAGTCTCTCTACATACCCCCCGATGCATCGATGCAAACGCTCTCGGTCGATGAATGCGACATAGAAGTCAACACCGTCGATCAATTTCAAGGAAAGGATAAAAAGGTATGCCACACGCCACATTGGGCTCGACAACATTTTTATTACCGTTGTTTTTCAGTTGATTATATATTCCtgtacaaaaacaaacaatctgaCCGATGATGCTGTGAAGGATAAAGCCGACGAGAATGGTGAGTTGACCGGTGctaaaaacaacgaaatatTATTCGATAAACGACGCTTAACCGTCGCAATCACACGAGCGCAGGTGAAACTTATCGTCCTCGGTGATCGCAATCACCTGGACTCTTATCCGCCGTTTAATAAACTGTTCCAAGTGATTAGTAAGATCGGTCACGTGAAGCTCGTGGACAAAAAAGATGGATTTGAGTGGAACAACTTGT
The nucleotide sequence above comes from Anopheles bellator chromosome 1, idAnoBellAS_SP24_06.2, whole genome shotgun sequence. Encoded proteins:
- the LOC131216793 gene encoding vasotab-TY2 — protein: MRVAIILLAILAVVCAIPAEKSQCTKACTADYTPVCGVPKEGKGSTVTFGNTCVMEKYNCESQKNYIAKHEGECGDKSPVRLS
- the LOC131213970 gene encoding ubiquitin-conjugating enzyme E2-18 kDa; its protein translation is MAATRRLQKELADIRASGMKSFRDIVVDESNLLLWSGLIVPDNVPYNKGAFRIEITFPAEYPFKPPKISFKTKIYHPNIDEKGQVCLPIISTENWKPATKTDQVIQSLIELVNEPEPEHPLRADLAEEFLKDRKKFTKNAEEHTRRHSEKRPE
- the LOC131212305 gene encoding probable ATP-dependent RNA helicase DDX10: MNKGRYINFARKKKFKGRSGHYINGGDEVPDEADASDGWQRKAKPKQRVNTFKFSVKQEDAEIERLQQLYEDVSFQAASVTTFTEFPLSKKTLTGLQEAGYVKPTIIQRDSILSGLRGEDVLAAAKTGSGKTLAFLVPILERLYVHRWTRMDGLGALIITPTRELALQIFETMAQVGKHHDFTTGLIIGGQNLKFERSRLHNLNIMIGTPGRLLQHMDENPLFDATNLKVVVLDEADRCLDMGFATTMNAIIENLPPVRQTLLFSATQTKSVCDLVRVKLTNPRYIAPHEHEQTATPVKLQQSYVVVALSDKLTMLWSFLRTHPKQKIIVFFATCKQVKYFYQIFKKLRPANLLLPLYGGMNQEKRNQIYAEFCGKKSNVCLLATDVASRGLDFPKVNWVVQMDCPEDVAQYIHRAGRTARLNTSGENLLVLLPHEEQAMLQSLEGNKIPIKQIKIDERQLFSPLVKIQSLLAQSPELKECAKRAFVAYIKSVALMKNRKVFQLEKLNLDGYAQSLGLNVTPRVRFLTRAAPGRKPTAAGAAQSTQTNKSMKVVLEDDDSANDQSEEEELLRVKRVDHGHESLLSDDDDDRDLNRSETSIRLPNSKKRVSKAKMVKKSLVISKRTVFDEQGVAIDGDGTEAPLPQRYDINEARLKLQQQDAADKERYKQLKKAKKVAQKEKERKKKLDVVMDEEGDDFGNESDTSVNLDWLPDPDKIYGKQKQSDESASDDETALSEASEQHSSVPPAKKKRMILNRTQDLSLNEAEKLAMNLLK